Proteins encoded by one window of Halobaculum halobium:
- the trmY gene encoding tRNA (pseudouridine(54)-N(1))-methyltransferase TrmY codes for MRQFVVCGHEAPTTPEFNLDDLAGGAGRLDLLCRCVNAGLFLSHGIREDSRVHLVLGDEYTVRFSGATARGLHPDERTTAARVRDALDSRQDAIGHMPAEVSPGVELYRMGLAETLDALDGTVVQLHENGTPVAEASPPADPVFVLSDHSDFTGREAELLAERADRRVRLGPEAIHADHAIAVANNYLDTDGYTRY; via the coding sequence ATGCGCCAGTTCGTCGTCTGCGGCCACGAAGCTCCGACAACGCCCGAGTTCAACCTTGACGATCTCGCGGGCGGGGCGGGGCGCCTCGACCTGCTGTGTCGCTGCGTCAACGCCGGCCTGTTTCTCTCGCACGGCATCCGCGAGGACAGCCGCGTCCACCTCGTGCTCGGCGACGAGTACACCGTCCGGTTCTCGGGCGCCACCGCCCGTGGGCTCCACCCCGACGAGCGCACGACCGCCGCCCGCGTCCGGGACGCGCTCGACTCACGCCAGGATGCCATCGGCCACATGCCCGCCGAGGTGTCGCCCGGGGTCGAACTGTACCGGATGGGACTGGCAGAGACGCTCGACGCGCTCGACGGGACCGTCGTACAACTCCACGAGAACGGTACCCCGGTCGCGGAGGCGTCGCCGCCGGCGGATCCGGTGTTCGTGCTCTCGGACCACTCGGATTTCACCGGCCGAGAGGCCGAGCTCCTCGCCGAGCGCGCCGACCGACGGGTCAGGCTCGGTCCCGAGGCGATCCACGCGGACCACGCGATTGCGGTGGCGAACAACTACCTCGACACCGACGGCTACAC